ACTAAAACAATATTTTACCATAATGAACGATACTTACGGTGGCAGCTATTACAACTACTTTTTGCTAGTTTATAGTTCTCAATTAGTAATTGCTGGTTTTTTTCTTGGGTGGCTTGTTGAATATTATTAAAGGCGCTATTTAGTTTGTCGAGTCGAATGTTAAAGTCTTGTTTGTTATCCCATATTTTTTCTTTGCTTTTACTGTTTTTATCACTTCCAATTGGAAATAAGTTTGGTAACTGTTGAGTTGCTTTAGCTAATTTAGCGCTTTCTTTATTAATTATCTGCCACTCTATGTCACTATCAGGCTCTTCAAAGTTATCAAAAAAGATTTCAATTGCTTTAAAGCTCTGTTGCCGTTGGCTGATTATATTAGCAAAGTCTTCAGCTAGAGCTGATTGAGAAGTAGTAAAAATAGTGAGCATAAAGGCAATGTAATACAGCTTGTTCACATTTATTTCCTTTTAATTGCATTAGCGAAATTTGCTATTATTATATTTGTAATAGCAAATATTGCAAATGCAATTAAATTTAGGCAAGCTATCCTTACTTAAACGAAAGTAAGCTGTAGATTGAGAAGTAATGTGTACAAAAAACCAACCAAGAGAAAACTTTCGGCAGACGCCTGTAGGTGTTAATAGCGGCTCCGAGTTCAATTCATCAATTAACATTTGGGATCTTGCCACTCGCATTAACCATTGGTTATTAACTGTTTTGGTTTGCACATTGCTTATTTCTGGATTTGCAGGCCTGGGGGATCGGCCGCCACATATGGCCGCAGGATTACTATTAACTTGTGCGATTGTTTGGCGTTGGTTATGGGGGTTTTGGGGTAGTCATACCGCTCGGTTTAGTCAGTTTGTGAAAGGTCCTGTCACTGTTTTTCATTATTTCTGTACAATTTTTAAAGGAAATAAGACGAAGGTGGCTATTGGGCATAATCCCGCAGGTGGTTGGATGGTTATGACAATGTTGGTGTTGCTGACTTGTCAGGTCATCACGGGAATGCATCTTGGTGGCATTATCGATTTAATGATTATTATGGGAAGTACTGCTGATAAACTTGTTGGTGTGACTCATGGAGTCGTTGCCTGCTTGCTAGTGTTTTGTATTGTAGCTCACTTAATCGCCATTGCTGTTTACCAATTAAAAGGCCAGCGACTGGTGAGAGCAATGGTAACAGGTAAGCTGGATAGCTCTGATATTTCAAGCAATAGAGAGCCCGTTTTTGCGAGTAACATAAAAGTTATTATTACGCTGGTGGTGGCTCTTGGATTAGTAGGGTTATTACTTTTGACTATCAATTAAAGTAAGGAGGCTAAGAGAGAACTAGCTTTCCATTTTTATTAGTAAATACTACAACTCACTCCTGGTAACAATACCCTAAATACGCGATACTTATCTGTTGCGTGTTAACTCATGGGTATTGTTTATCGTGTCATCCAAAAAACTGAAACGAGAGGATAGCTTTGGCTGGTTGATCGCTGTAGTTTCACAGCAGATGGGGTATAGTCTGGATGCTCGACTAAAAAAATATGGTTTGAATTTATCTTTATGGCCAACGCTTTTCTTATTGTGGCAGCAAGAAGGTTATACCCAAACTGAGTTATCAAAAGCTTGTCAGACTCGTAACTACACTACGACCCGTGTTTTAGATAAACTTGAAGAACTAGAGCTGGTGGCAAGAAGGCCAGACCCAGAGAGCCGGCGTGCATTTAGAGTTTATTTAACTGATAAAGGACGGGAGTTGGAGCCGGAATTAATTGCCGAGGCCAAAGCAGTCAATAAGGAATATTTAAGCAAACTGGATAAAAACCAAAGAGCACAGCTCATGTCATTAATGCAGCTGCTAATAAGTTGATGATCTAATTCTAACTGTTACTAAAGCCGACAGCTGCTCGCATTTTATACACTAACTACCTTACATCCCAGCTTCTAAAATTAAAACAAGTAGCACTAACTTTGAAACTGGTGTCTTGCTTTGCTTAACCGTACACTAAGTGGATAGCGGTTCATCAATAACCAATTTACTGTGCATATGATACGTTTTGATGGTGTAAGTAAGCGTTATCCCAATGGGCATCAAGGTTTGGAGTGTATTGATTTACATATACCTCGAAGCCAAATGGCATTTTTGACTGGGCACTCTGGGGCGGGTAAGAGTACTCTGTTAAAACTAATTATTGCTATGGAAAAACCTACGGCAGGTCAAGTGTGGATTGGAGGTCAAAACCT
Above is a genomic segment from Spartinivicinus poritis containing:
- a CDS encoding cytochrome b/b6 domain-containing protein, with the protein product MCTKNQPRENFRQTPVGVNSGSEFNSSINIWDLATRINHWLLTVLVCTLLISGFAGLGDRPPHMAAGLLLTCAIVWRWLWGFWGSHTARFSQFVKGPVTVFHYFCTIFKGNKTKVAIGHNPAGGWMVMTMLVLLTCQVITGMHLGGIIDLMIIMGSTADKLVGVTHGVVACLLVFCIVAHLIAIAVYQLKGQRLVRAMVTGKLDSSDISSNREPVFASNIKVIITLVVALGLVGLLLLTIN
- a CDS encoding MarR family winged helix-turn-helix transcriptional regulator — translated: MSSKKLKREDSFGWLIAVVSQQMGYSLDARLKKYGLNLSLWPTLFLLWQQEGYTQTELSKACQTRNYTTTRVLDKLEELELVARRPDPESRRAFRVYLTDKGRELEPELIAEAKAVNKEYLSKLDKNQRAQLMSLMQLLIS
- a CDS encoding c-type cytochrome, whose translation is MNKLYYIAFMLTIFTTSQSALAEDFANIISQRQQSFKAIEIFFDNFEEPDSDIEWQIINKESAKLAKATQQLPNLFPIGSDKNSKSKEKIWDNKQDFNIRLDKLNSAFNNIQQATQEKNQQLLIENYKLAKSSCNSCHRKYRSLW